One Maniola hyperantus chromosome Z, iAphHyp1.2, whole genome shotgun sequence DNA window includes the following coding sequences:
- the LOC117995251 gene encoding succinate dehydrogenase [ubiquinone] iron-sulfur subunit-like, whose product MQKSFRVFSFNKSLGRSACNFLWRAYSGHKPAPVSKKPVDPRRVFKVYRFGGIGSNEKPQIMSYDLDVGTCSRMVLDALIKLKDMDPTLAFRRSCREGICGSCAVNLQGNNCLACITPIPPDKTVSIYPIPHMYVIRDLVVDMKHFFDAYNSLRPYLIRRDAGPMGKFQYAQSINDNAKLVGLYECVLCACCSTSCPSYWWNGRRFYGPASLLHAYRWIIDSRDQDAEQRLSELRDDFKAFRCHTILNCTLACPKGLHPGLAIAKLKRLISGLDKKPQPETDTMKYSSGGSSCGC is encoded by the coding sequence ATGCAAAAATCTTTTCgagtttttagttttaataaatcaTTAGGGCGATCAGCATGTAATTTTTTGTGGAGGGCCTATTCCGGTCACAAGCCAGCACCAGTGTCGAAGAAACCTGTGGACCCAAGAAGGGTATTTAAAGTATACAGGTTTGGTGGTATCGGCAGTAATGAGAAGCCTCAAATAATGAGTTATGATTTAGACGTCGGTACCTGCAGCAGAATGGTGTTAGATGCTTTAATTAAACTTAAGGACATGGATCCGACTCTCGCATTCCGACGTTCATGCCGGGAAGGCATATGTGGCTCCTGCGCGGTTAATCTCCAAGGCAACAACTGCCTGGCCTGTATTACACCCATTCCTCCGGACAAGACTGTTAGCATTTATCCGATACCACACATGTACGTAATCAGGGACCTGGTCGTTGATATGAAGCATTTTTTTGATGCATATAACAGCCTTCGCCCTTATCTCATTCGCCGTGACGCGGGACCTATGGGGAAATTCCAGTACGCCCAAAGCATAAACGATAATGCGAAATTAGTTGGTCTTTATGAATGCGTGCTCTGTGCATGCTGTTCAACTTCATGTCCTAGTTACTGGTGGAATGGTCGCAGATTTTATGGTCCCGCCAGTTTGCTTCACGCTTACCGATGGATAATAGACTCTCGAGATCAAGATGCTGAGCAGAGGTTGTCCGAGTTGAGGGATGACTTTAAAGCATTTCGCTGCCATACTATTTTGAACTGCACCCTTGCGTGTCCCAAAGGATTGCATCCTGGTCTTGCCATAGCGAAGCTAAAGAGATTGATATCTGGTTTGGACAAGAAGCCACAGCCGGAAACAGACACTATGAAGTATTCATCCGGCGGATCATCATGCGGATGCTAA